A single genomic interval of Bradyrhizobium sp. sBnM-33 harbors:
- a CDS encoding aldo/keto reductase: protein MRTTRRTFVQASLAATAAATLLPVSLRAQQGSPTRRAIPSTREEMPIVGLGTWITFNVGNDRALRDECANVMAAFFESGGRMIDSSPMYGSSQPVVGYGHQKLGRPPALFSAEKVWTSSATAGPAQIEQSRRFWGVPKFDLVQVHNLLAWKAHLQTLLQMKAAGTVRYVGITTSEGRRHDLVEQIMRSEPIDFVQFSYNVVDREAETRLLPLAAERGIAVIVNRPFRQGALTNRLKNKPLPEWAAELGVSSWAQLMLKFILSHPAVTVAIPATTRVDHVRENLSAAAGPLPDPAMRQRISAHVQAL, encoded by the coding sequence ATGCGGACAACACGCCGAACGTTCGTGCAGGCCTCCTTGGCGGCGACGGCCGCCGCGACACTCCTGCCAGTCTCTCTGCGCGCCCAGCAGGGCTCGCCCACCCGCCGTGCCATCCCCTCAACCCGCGAGGAGATGCCGATTGTCGGACTGGGGACCTGGATCACCTTCAATGTCGGCAATGATCGGGCGCTCAGGGACGAATGCGCTAATGTCATGGCGGCCTTCTTCGAGAGCGGCGGCCGCATGATCGATTCCTCCCCCATGTATGGCTCGTCGCAACCGGTGGTCGGCTACGGCCATCAAAAACTCGGGCGGCCGCCTGCGCTATTCTCGGCCGAGAAGGTCTGGACCTCCTCGGCGACGGCCGGCCCAGCCCAGATCGAGCAATCGCGTCGCTTCTGGGGCGTGCCGAAGTTCGACCTCGTTCAGGTTCACAATCTGCTCGCCTGGAAGGCGCATCTGCAGACGCTCCTCCAGATGAAAGCCGCCGGTACGGTGCGTTATGTCGGAATCACCACGTCCGAAGGCCGCCGTCATGATCTTGTCGAACAGATCATGCGAAGCGAGCCGATCGATTTCGTGCAGTTCTCCTACAATGTCGTTGATCGCGAGGCGGAGACGCGGCTGCTGCCGCTGGCGGCAGAGCGCGGGATTGCGGTGATCGTGAATCGGCCGTTCCGGCAGGGCGCGCTGACCAACCGTCTCAAAAATAAGCCGCTGCCAGAGTGGGCGGCCGAGCTCGGGGTATCGAGCTGGGCGCAGCTCATGCTGAAGTTCATCCTGTCTCACCCGGCTGTCACCGTCGCAATTCCGGCGACCACGCGCGTCGACCACGTGCGGGAAAACCTCTCGGCCGCCGCCGGACCGCTGCCTGATCCGGCCATGCGGCAGCGCATCTCGGCTCACGTGCAGGCCCTTTGA
- a CDS encoding DUF6064 family protein, translated as MSEWWTYRAEDFLLFSPRVYWRMFETHNAALWPLHIVTLAAGLLIVLLIARRPEIRARWIALILAILWTFVGWSFLWNRYAAINWAAVYVAPAFFVEGVLLLLAFLRDALAFDRPRPADWIGYLILGFALAVQPLLAPLQERGWASSEFFGIAPDPTAIATLGVLLLARGRLLPLLLPIPVLWCLLSGITLRTMGEPQACAPLAAVALAALTWIWTIIRQRASLPAA; from the coding sequence ATGTCGGAGTGGTGGACCTACCGCGCGGAGGATTTCCTGCTGTTTTCGCCGCGCGTCTACTGGCGCATGTTCGAAACGCACAATGCGGCGCTCTGGCCTTTGCACATCGTGACGCTTGCCGCCGGCCTCCTCATCGTCCTGCTGATCGCGCGGCGGCCGGAAATCCGGGCACGCTGGATAGCGCTCATTCTGGCGATCCTTTGGACCTTCGTCGGATGGTCGTTCCTGTGGAATCGCTACGCGGCCATCAACTGGGCTGCCGTCTATGTTGCGCCGGCTTTTTTCGTTGAAGGCGTATTGCTCCTCCTCGCCTTCCTGCGCGACGCCCTCGCCTTCGACCGCCCCCGGCCTGCCGATTGGATCGGATATCTCATCCTTGGCTTCGCACTTGCCGTACAGCCGCTGCTTGCGCCGCTACAGGAGCGCGGCTGGGCCTCATCCGAGTTCTTTGGCATCGCGCCGGATCCGACGGCGATCGCGACGCTCGGCGTTCTGCTGCTCGCCCGCGGCAGGCTTTTGCCATTGCTGCTCCCAATCCCTGTTCTCTGGTGCCTCCTGAGCGGCATAACCCTGCGGACGATGGGAGAACCGCAGGCCTGCGCCCCTCTTGCTGCCGTGGCGCTCGCCGCTTTGACATGGATCTGGACGATCATCCGCCAGCGCGCATCGCTTCCAGCCGCGTGA
- a CDS encoding DUF3237 domain-containing protein — protein sequence MMTLDPRVKPAAAIRTAPLFDIVVDLNPRLNIGDGPLGRRILFGAAGGSFEGPRLRGEVVPGGGDWALFRADGAMTLDVRLTLRTHDGALVHMTYGGRWITPPELRSEMADPAKRYQVDPSRYYFRTNPLFETGAEQYAWMNDIVCVGSGYLVEGGIAYNVSQIV from the coding sequence ATGATGACACTAGATCCGCGCGTGAAACCCGCAGCCGCGATCAGGACGGCACCCTTGTTCGACATCGTCGTCGATCTCAATCCGAGGCTGAACATCGGCGATGGTCCACTTGGCCGCCGCATCCTGTTCGGAGCGGCCGGTGGAAGCTTCGAAGGTCCCAGGCTGCGCGGTGAGGTGGTCCCCGGCGGCGGCGACTGGGCGCTATTTCGTGCCGACGGCGCGATGACGCTCGACGTCCGCCTGACCCTGCGCACACACGACGGCGCGCTGGTGCACATGACCTATGGCGGCCGCTGGATCACGCCGCCCGAATTGCGGTCAGAAATGGCTGATCCGGCCAAACGATATCAGGTTGATCCGTCGCGCTATTACTTCCGCACCAACCCGCTGTTTGAAACCGGGGCCGAACAATATGCCTGGATGAACGACATCGTCTGCGTCGGCTCGGGATATCTGGTCGAAGGCGGCATCGCCTACAATGTTTCCCAGATCGTCTGA
- a CDS encoding ester cyclase, producing the protein MNSDRMFELAQALAVAKSRQDVPAALKVLHDDMVLETPAFGTSASGLAENEKVLTRFFASFPDYNVVLQGHAANDETLVCWGRVQMTMTGDRFGEVPNGRRADLPVFIQFAFKDDRIVRERFFFDLAELCAQSGVSTDTVRRKIFGDAGVRQLAAE; encoded by the coding sequence ATGAACAGCGATCGAATGTTCGAACTGGCGCAGGCATTGGCGGTCGCAAAGAGCCGCCAGGACGTGCCGGCAGCGTTAAAGGTCCTCCACGACGATATGGTGTTGGAAACCCCGGCCTTTGGCACCAGCGCCTCCGGCCTTGCCGAGAACGAGAAAGTGTTGACCCGGTTCTTCGCTTCGTTTCCCGATTACAATGTCGTCCTGCAGGGCCACGCGGCCAATGACGAGACGCTCGTCTGCTGGGGCCGCGTGCAGATGACCATGACTGGCGACCGTTTCGGCGAGGTGCCGAACGGCAGGCGCGCTGATCTTCCCGTGTTCATCCAGTTTGCATTCAAGGACGACCGGATCGTCCGCGAACGTTTCTTCTTTGACCTCGCCGAGCTCTGCGCCCAATCCGGCGTCTCGACCGACACGGTACGCCGCAAGATCTTTGGCGATGCCGGCGTCCGGCAGCTCGCCGCCGAATGA
- a CDS encoding TetR/AcrR family transcriptional regulator — protein sequence MQETGRDRTRREEYTEATRQALLAAGRDIFASEGYQAAGIEAISRAARVTRGAFYHHFEDKKALFDAVVVALQIEAAAKIEARAKTQRKVWDRLTEGIEAYLDVCLEPAYARIVIQEAPAVLGNARYREIEEAHPMPLLTATLAALKRQGELDFEDIELLSRMVDAMICEVALLLPGAENPKRLRARGQKIIGSLLGAFRTT from the coding sequence ATGCAGGAAACCGGACGCGACCGAACCCGCCGCGAGGAATACACGGAGGCCACGAGGCAGGCGCTGCTGGCGGCCGGCCGGGACATTTTTGCGAGTGAGGGCTATCAGGCGGCAGGGATCGAGGCGATCTCGCGCGCCGCACGGGTGACGCGGGGCGCCTTTTATCACCACTTCGAGGACAAGAAGGCGCTGTTCGACGCCGTTGTCGTCGCCTTGCAGATCGAGGCCGCCGCGAAGATCGAGGCACGGGCGAAGACGCAGCGCAAGGTATGGGACCGCCTGACCGAGGGCATCGAAGCCTATCTCGACGTCTGCCTCGAACCGGCCTATGCGCGCATCGTAATCCAGGAAGCGCCCGCCGTGCTCGGCAATGCGCGCTACCGTGAGATCGAGGAAGCTCATCCGATGCCCCTGCTCACCGCGACGCTTGCCGCGCTAAAACGCCAGGGCGAGCTCGATTTCGAGGACATCGAGCTCTTGAGCCGGATGGTCGATGCGATGATCTGCGAGGTGGCGCTGTTGCTGCCCGGGGCCGAGAATCCGAAGAGGCTCCGCGCTCGCGGGCAAAAGATCATCGGCAGCCTGCTCGGCGCCTTCCGCACGACTTGA
- a CDS encoding putative quinol monooxygenase: MAATNNANQNLVVTAFWEVNSGEEASVAELLKDFLPQAQREPGVKAFQIHQNIAKPREFFFYEVFAGEAAFAEHQQTDHFKNIILGQAIPKLAKRERSQFRFI, translated from the coding sequence ATGGCTGCCACCAACAACGCAAACCAGAACCTGGTCGTCACTGCGTTCTGGGAAGTCAATTCGGGCGAAGAAGCTAGCGTCGCGGAGCTTCTGAAAGATTTCCTGCCACAGGCGCAGCGTGAGCCGGGCGTCAAGGCGTTCCAGATTCACCAGAACATCGCAAAGCCACGAGAATTCTTCTTTTACGAGGTATTCGCAGGCGAAGCGGCCTTTGCCGAGCATCAGCAGACCGACCACTTCAAGAACATCATTCTCGGGCAGGCGATTCCGAAACTCGCCAAACGCGAGCGGTCGCAGTTCCGGTTCATTTGA
- a CDS encoding RNA polymerase sigma factor, translated as MTAADVNRTILAVWRIEQPRLITGLSRMLRDVPLAEDLTQEALVAALEHWPASGVPEKPGAWLMALAKRRALDHLRRRSMVARKHEMLTRELEQEQLAMPDPDAALDDNIGDELLRLIFTACHPRLSREARAALALRMICGLTTEEIARAFLQPEATIAQRIVRAKRTLSESGLTYETPRGEQLSERLASVLEVVYLIFNEGYTAARGDEWLRPQLCNDALRMGRVLMLVAPQEAEAHGLLALMELNASRIAARTDAAGDPILLMDQNRALWDRLQIRRGLLALARAHELGGGRGFYTLQAAIVACHARAATPDETEWPRIAELYAKLGALVRSPIIELNRAVAVGMAEGPAAALAIVDGLAGEPALKTYHLFPSVRGDLLRKLGRAAEARAAFELASTLATNKRERELLRRRAAETSRGAPEPS; from the coding sequence ATGACGGCCGCCGACGTCAATCGCACCATCCTCGCGGTCTGGCGGATCGAACAGCCGCGCCTGATCACGGGGCTGTCGCGAATGCTGCGCGACGTGCCGCTGGCGGAGGACCTGACGCAGGAAGCCCTGGTCGCGGCGCTGGAGCATTGGCCCGCCAGCGGCGTGCCGGAGAAGCCCGGGGCGTGGCTGATGGCGCTGGCCAAACGCCGTGCGCTGGATCATCTGCGCCGCCGCAGCATGGTGGCGCGCAAGCATGAGATGCTGACGCGCGAGCTCGAGCAGGAGCAACTGGCGATGCCGGACCCGGACGCCGCACTCGACGACAATATCGGTGACGAGCTGCTGCGGCTGATCTTCACCGCCTGCCATCCGAGGCTGTCGCGCGAGGCGCGCGCGGCGCTGGCGCTCCGAATGATCTGCGGTCTGACCACGGAAGAGATCGCGCGCGCTTTCCTGCAGCCGGAGGCGACCATCGCCCAGCGCATCGTGCGCGCCAAGCGGACGCTGTCGGAATCCGGGCTTACTTACGAAACGCCGCGCGGCGAGCAGCTTTCGGAGCGGCTCGCTTCGGTGCTGGAGGTCGTTTATCTCATCTTCAACGAAGGCTATACGGCCGCCCGCGGCGACGAATGGTTGCGGCCGCAGCTCTGCAACGACGCGCTGCGCATGGGGCGGGTGCTGATGCTGGTCGCGCCGCAGGAAGCCGAAGCCCACGGCCTGCTCGCGCTGATGGAGTTGAATGCTTCGCGCATCGCGGCGCGCACCGATGCGGCCGGTGATCCGATTCTCCTGATGGACCAGAACCGCGCGCTGTGGGACCGGCTGCAGATCCGCCGTGGGTTGCTGGCGCTGGCGCGCGCGCACGAACTTGGCGGCGGGCGCGGTTTCTACACGCTGCAGGCTGCGATCGTCGCCTGTCACGCCAGAGCCGCCACACCTGATGAAACGGAGTGGCCGCGCATCGCAGAGCTCTACGCCAAATTGGGCGCGCTGGTGCGCTCGCCGATCATCGAGCTCAACCGCGCCGTGGCGGTCGGTATGGCCGAAGGGCCGGCGGCCGCGCTTGCGATCGTGGACGGATTGGCCGGCGAGCCCGCGCTGAAAACCTACCACCTCTTCCCAAGCGTCCGCGGCGACCTGCTCCGCAAGCTCGGCCGCGCTGCAGAAGCCCGCGCCGCGTTCGAGCTCGCGTCAACGCTTGCGACCAACAAGCGCGAACGCGAGTTGTTGCGGCGGCGGGCCGCCGAGACGAGCCGTGGCGCGCCGGAGCCGTCCTGA
- a CDS encoding YciI family protein, with the protein MRFMYIVTSPQPDTGPTPALMEAMGKLAEREIKAGRMLDTGGLMPIAMAGAQVRITDGKLGVIDGPFVETKELIGGYAIFELRDVEEAVAAAREFMQLHLEHMPGWEGTCEVRVLATSGVDGACEVGIRAHA; encoded by the coding sequence ATGCGCTTCATGTATATCGTTACTTCGCCCCAGCCCGATACAGGCCCGACGCCGGCGCTGATGGAGGCGATGGGCAAGCTCGCCGAGCGGGAGATCAAGGCCGGCCGCATGCTCGATACTGGCGGCCTGATGCCGATTGCCATGGCCGGAGCACAGGTCAGGATAACGGACGGCAAGCTCGGCGTGATCGATGGACCGTTCGTCGAGACCAAGGAGCTGATCGGCGGTTACGCGATCTTCGAACTCCGGGACGTGGAAGAGGCCGTGGCCGCCGCGAGGGAGTTCATGCAACTGCACCTCGAGCACATGCCGGGCTGGGAAGGTACCTGCGAAGTCCGCGTGCTTGCGACGTCTGGCGTTGATGGCGCTTGCGAGGTCGGCATTCGCGCCCACGCATGA
- a CDS encoding AprI/Inh family metalloprotease inhibitor yields the protein MLLGRSGITAAALTALLALAPQVSAQDASTLKKEMIGQWELATTERSKTCVITMKGDATPQGLKLELEPGCAKALPFTKEITAWNIKGLDIVRLQDAAGQPVIDFTEVESGIFEGLRTGEGVYILQNLAAARSLAKSMDQMIGDWSMVRGNGQTVCGLTLTNTEATGDNFQVFLKPRCDPAVVAFAPNQWRLERGQMILMSAKGESWQFEADDNAQWRRVPDTADPLIMIRGQ from the coding sequence ATGTTGCTTGGGCGTTCAGGCATTACGGCAGCAGCGCTGACGGCGCTGCTCGCGCTTGCGCCGCAGGTCTCGGCGCAGGATGCCTCGACCCTGAAGAAGGAAATGATCGGGCAGTGGGAACTTGCGACCACCGAGCGCAGCAAGACTTGCGTTATCACGATGAAGGGCGATGCGACGCCGCAAGGGCTCAAGCTCGAGCTTGAGCCCGGCTGTGCCAAGGCGTTGCCGTTCACCAAAGAGATCACGGCCTGGAACATCAAGGGGCTGGATATCGTGCGGCTGCAGGATGCGGCGGGCCAGCCGGTGATCGATTTCACCGAAGTCGAGAGCGGCATTTTCGAGGGCCTGCGGACCGGCGAGGGCGTCTACATTCTGCAGAACCTCGCGGCCGCCCGCTCGCTCGCCAAGTCGATGGACCAGATGATCGGCGACTGGTCGATGGTTCGCGGCAATGGGCAGACGGTCTGCGGCCTAACGCTGACCAACACCGAGGCGACCGGCGACAATTTCCAGGTATTCCTGAAGCCGAGATGCGATCCGGCAGTTGTGGCGTTCGCGCCAAACCAGTGGCGGCTGGAGCGTGGACAGATGATCCTGATGTCGGCCAAAGGCGAAAGCTGGCAGTTCGAGGCCGACGACAATGCGCAGTGGCGGCGGGTGCCTGATACTGCCGATCCCCTGATCATGATCCGGGGACAGTAG
- a CDS encoding 2-hydroxyacid dehydrogenase — MAAANISSEKIDLLIYGPVRPILENGFPDQFVLHMAESRADLERLTPDTAAKIRGMAVTYHMVPADAKALAQFPKLEIVASFGVGYDHVDSAYAREHNIVVTNTPDVLTEEVADVAMGLLIATLREFVKADRYLRSGLWQTQNYPLSAGSLRDRKVGIVGMGRIGQAIGRRLEASRVPVCYHSRNPSSAVSYQHYPDLMEMAKAVDTLIVIVPGGASTAKMINADVLQALGPRGVLINVARGSVVDEPALVAALKSGTILAAGLDVFANEPNVPEELKAMQNVVLLPHIGSASVVTRNAMDQLVVDNLKNWFAGKAPLTPVPETPVKGR, encoded by the coding sequence ATGGCTGCCGCGAATATTTCGTCCGAGAAGATCGATCTCCTGATCTACGGACCTGTCAGGCCGATCCTGGAAAACGGCTTTCCGGATCAGTTCGTCCTGCATATGGCGGAGAGCCGTGCCGACCTCGAGCGGTTGACGCCCGATACGGCAGCAAAGATCCGCGGCATGGCGGTCACCTATCACATGGTGCCGGCGGACGCGAAGGCGCTGGCGCAATTTCCGAAGCTCGAAATCGTCGCGAGCTTCGGTGTCGGCTACGACCATGTCGATTCGGCGTATGCGCGCGAGCACAACATTGTTGTCACCAACACGCCTGATGTGCTGACGGAGGAAGTCGCCGACGTCGCGATGGGGCTTCTGATCGCGACCTTGCGCGAATTCGTCAAGGCCGACCGCTATCTGCGCTCCGGCCTGTGGCAGACGCAGAACTATCCGTTGAGCGCCGGCTCGCTGCGCGACCGCAAGGTCGGCATCGTCGGGATGGGCCGCATCGGACAGGCGATCGGCCGCCGGCTCGAGGCCTCGCGCGTGCCGGTTTGCTATCATTCGCGCAATCCGTCGTCGGCCGTGTCCTACCAGCATTATCCCGACCTGATGGAGATGGCGAAGGCGGTCGATACGCTGATCGTCATCGTGCCCGGCGGCGCCTCGACCGCCAAGATGATCAATGCCGACGTGTTGCAGGCGCTTGGTCCGCGCGGCGTTTTGATCAACGTCGCGCGCGGCTCCGTGGTCGACGAGCCGGCACTGGTCGCGGCGCTGAAATCCGGCACCATCCTCGCCGCCGGGCTCGATGTGTTTGCCAACGAGCCGAACGTGCCGGAGGAGTTGAAGGCCATGCAAAATGTCGTGCTGTTGCCACATATCGGCTCAGCTTCGGTGGTAACGCGGAACGCCATGGATCAGCTCGTCGTCGACAATCTGAAAAACTGGTTTGCCGGCAAGGCGCCCTTGACGCCTGTTCCGGAAACCCCGGTGAAGGGACGCTGA
- a CDS encoding ABC transporter permease, giving the protein MSSLQNIGRMLLPVVVLAAGLAFWEFVVRVNDIQPYVLPSPTTVFQTLVSDWPVLSESLGVTLLTTLEGFIAAAVGGVALALVFNQSKWLEYSLFPYAVILQVTPVIAIAPLLLIYLPQQTAVIVCAWIVGFFPVLSNTTLGLNSVDRNLAGLFQLYGASRLQTLRYLKLPAALPFILGGLRIAGGLSLIGAVVAEIAAGTAGAGSGLAFRIAESGYRLNIPRMFAALLLLSVAGIVIYGLLALTSHLVLRRWHESALGKEN; this is encoded by the coding sequence ATGAGTTCCCTGCAGAACATCGGCCGCATGCTGCTTCCTGTAGTCGTGCTCGCGGCGGGCCTGGCATTTTGGGAGTTCGTGGTCCGCGTCAACGATATCCAGCCCTATGTGCTGCCGAGCCCGACAACGGTATTTCAGACGCTTGTCAGCGACTGGCCGGTGCTGTCGGAATCGCTCGGCGTCACCTTGCTCACCACGCTGGAGGGTTTCATCGCCGCAGCCGTCGGCGGCGTCGCGCTGGCGCTAGTGTTCAACCAATCGAAATGGCTGGAATATTCGCTGTTTCCCTATGCGGTGATCCTGCAGGTCACGCCGGTGATCGCAATTGCGCCGTTATTGCTGATCTATCTGCCGCAGCAGACCGCGGTCATTGTCTGCGCCTGGATCGTCGGTTTCTTTCCGGTTCTGTCCAACACCACGCTCGGGCTGAATTCGGTTGACCGCAATCTGGCCGGGCTTTTTCAGCTCTATGGCGCGTCACGGCTTCAGACGTTGCGGTACCTGAAATTGCCGGCGGCGCTGCCGTTCATCCTCGGTGGCCTGCGGATCGCGGGCGGCCTGTCGTTGATCGGCGCCGTGGTCGCCGAAATCGCCGCGGGCACGGCGGGCGCCGGCTCCGGCCTTGCCTTCCGGATCGCCGAGTCCGGTTATCGCCTCAACATTCCCCGAATGTTTGCGGCGTTGTTGTTGCTGTCGGTGGCCGGGATTGTCATCTATGGGCTGCTGGCGCTAACTTCGCATCTGGTACTACGGCGCTGGCATGAAAGCGCGCTTGGAAAGGAAAATTGA
- a CDS encoding ABC transporter ATP-binding protein, translating to MAEPALSETDSDAAGLAVRLRAVTKTYDNGVTALGPLDLDVAKGDFVSLLGPSGCGKSTALRLIAGLGAPSAGTVNVSHRASKADGRHPIGFVFQEPTLMPWASVRDNVRLPLKLAHAPGAEADRRIEEALAQVGLAEFAGAYPRELSGGMKMRVSLARALVTDPDILLLDEPFAALDEITRFRLNNDLLALWRKLHKTVIFVTHSVFESVYLSQRVIVMTARPGRISAEFRIATPEPRGEEFRTSVDYAGYCREVSNALAPSYSGQRSA from the coding sequence ATGGCCGAGCCCGCTTTGTCGGAGACGGATAGCGATGCGGCGGGTCTTGCGGTGCGCCTGCGCGCGGTAACCAAGACTTATGACAACGGCGTGACCGCGCTCGGGCCGCTTGACCTCGATGTCGCAAAAGGCGACTTCGTCTCGCTGCTCGGGCCTTCCGGCTGCGGAAAATCCACCGCGCTGCGGCTGATCGCGGGGCTCGGCGCGCCGAGTGCAGGTACGGTGAACGTTTCCCATCGCGCCAGCAAGGCGGATGGGCGGCATCCCATTGGTTTTGTGTTTCAGGAGCCCACGCTGATGCCGTGGGCGAGCGTGCGCGATAACGTTCGCCTGCCGCTGAAGCTTGCGCACGCACCGGGGGCCGAAGCCGACCGGCGCATCGAGGAGGCGCTGGCGCAGGTCGGCCTTGCCGAATTTGCTGGTGCATACCCCCGCGAATTGTCGGGCGGCATGAAGATGCGGGTCTCGCTGGCGCGCGCGCTAGTCACCGATCCGGACATTCTGCTGCTGGACGAGCCGTTCGCGGCGCTCGACGAAATCACGCGCTTTCGGCTCAACAACGACCTGCTGGCGCTGTGGCGCAAGCTGCACAAGACCGTCATTTTCGTCACCCACTCGGTGTTCGAGTCGGTCTATCTGTCGCAGCGGGTGATCGTGATGACGGCGCGCCCGGGGCGCATCAGCGCCGAATTTCGCATCGCGACGCCGGAGCCGCGTGGGGAGGAGTTTCGCACTTCGGTCGACTATGCCGGCTATTGCCGCGAGGTCTCGAATGCGCTGGCGCCTTCCTATTCCGGGCAGCGTAGCGCATGA
- a CDS encoding ABC transporter substrate-binding protein — MNPAFLLRALTAGLLALAAGPMPARAETLDKVSFGTNWVAEAEHGGFFQAVADGTYKKYGLDVTIVPGGPNTNNRILLTAGKLDFFMSANTLQSFDAVANNVPLIAVAAIFQKDPQVFLTHPETKIAKLEDLKPLTLLVSKEGVASYFQWLKSEYGFSESKVKPYTFNPQPFIVNKQSAMQGYVTSEPYAVEKAAGFKPGVILLADHGFNAYSTLIETRREIVDKKPDLVQRFVDASVIGWYNYLYGDNSAGNAMIKKINPEMTDELLSYSVAKMKEYGIVDSGDTLRDGIGAMTDARMASFFDKMVRAGVVRRDIDYRQAYTLRFVNKGVGVDLRPKN, encoded by the coding sequence ATGAACCCGGCCTTTTTGCTGCGAGCGTTAACCGCAGGTCTTCTGGCGCTGGCCGCAGGACCGATGCCAGCGCGCGCCGAAACCCTCGACAAGGTATCGTTCGGAACCAACTGGGTCGCGGAGGCCGAGCATGGCGGCTTCTTCCAGGCGGTCGCTGACGGCACCTACAAGAAATACGGCCTTGATGTTACCATCGTTCCCGGCGGGCCCAACACCAATAACCGCATTCTGCTGACCGCCGGCAAACTCGACTTCTTCATGAGCGCGAACACGCTGCAATCGTTCGACGCCGTCGCCAATAATGTGCCGCTGATTGCGGTCGCCGCGATCTTCCAGAAGGATCCGCAGGTATTCCTCACCCATCCGGAAACCAAGATTGCAAAACTCGAAGATCTCAAGCCGCTGACGCTGCTGGTCTCCAAGGAAGGCGTGGCCAGCTACTTCCAGTGGCTGAAGTCGGAATACGGCTTCAGCGAGAGCAAAGTAAAACCCTACACCTTCAATCCGCAGCCTTTCATCGTGAACAAGCAGAGCGCGATGCAGGGTTACGTTACCTCCGAGCCCTACGCCGTCGAGAAGGCGGCCGGCTTCAAGCCCGGGGTGATCCTGCTCGCCGATCACGGCTTTAACGCCTATTCGACGCTGATCGAGACCCGCCGCGAGATCGTCGACAAGAAGCCGGACCTGGTGCAGCGCTTCGTCGATGCCTCCGTGATCGGCTGGTACAATTATCTCTACGGCGACAATTCCGCCGGCAACGCGATGATCAAGAAGATCAACCCCGAAATGACCGACGAGCTGCTCAGCTATTCCGTCGCCAAGATGAAGGAATACGGCATCGTCGATTCCGGCGATACCTTGCGCGACGGCATCGGCGCCATGACCGACGCGCGCATGGCGAGCTTCTTCGACAAGATGGTGCGGGCCGGCGTGGTTCGCCGCGATATCGACTACCGTCAGGCCTACACGCTTCGCTTCGTCAACAAAGGCGTCGGTGTCGATCTGCGACCGAAGAACTGA
- a CDS encoding creatininase family protein → MASTVPPRDWTDIHWPDIAAADAARWIAVLPLAATEQHGPHLPLETDVLIGEAYLARVRELLPVALPVTFLPLQPVGISTEHIDFPGTLTLPTDVALKEWMAIGERVARCGIRKLVVVTSHGGNSAAMSLVAQDLRAHHGLLVVTTSWSRFGAPDGLFSAEELRHGIHGGAVETSIMLARYPHTVRREAIADFRPASIAMEKRFRWLSAHRPVPFAWQAQDLNESGAVGDATKATAEKGEQLLDHGAQAFCELLDDVDTFDPELFLRKA, encoded by the coding sequence ATGGCCTCAACCGTTCCGCCCCGCGACTGGACCGACATCCACTGGCCCGACATTGCCGCAGCCGACGCCGCGCGCTGGATCGCGGTGCTGCCATTGGCAGCCACCGAACAGCACGGCCCGCATCTGCCGCTGGAAACCGACGTCCTGATCGGCGAGGCCTATCTGGCGCGGGTGCGCGAGCTGTTGCCCGTCGCGCTGCCCGTCACCTTTCTGCCGCTGCAGCCGGTCGGCATTTCCACCGAGCACATCGATTTTCCGGGCACGCTGACACTGCCGACCGATGTCGCGCTGAAGGAGTGGATGGCGATCGGCGAGCGCGTCGCGCGATGCGGAATCCGCAAGCTCGTGGTTGTGACGAGCCATGGCGGCAACAGCGCGGCGATGTCGCTGGTCGCGCAGGATCTGCGCGCGCATCACGGGCTGCTCGTGGTGACCACCAGTTGGTCGCGCTTCGGCGCGCCGGATGGATTGTTTTCCGCGGAAGAGCTCCGTCACGGCATTCATGGCGGCGCGGTCGAGACCTCCATCATGCTGGCGCGCTATCCGCACACTGTGCGGAGAGAGGCGATCGCCGATTTTCGCCCCGCCAGCATAGCGATGGAGAAAAGATTTCGTTGGCTCTCGGCGCATCGGCCGGTCCCGTTCGCCTGGCAGGCGCAGGACCTTAACGAAAGCGGCGCAGTGGGCGACGCCACCAAAGCCACTGCGGAGAAGGGCGAACAACTGCTCGATCACGGCGCGCAGGCGTTCTGCGAATTACTCGATGACGTCGACACATTCGATCCGGAATTGTTTCTTCGTAAAGCATAG